A single region of the Sorghum bicolor cultivar BTx623 chromosome 9, Sorghum_bicolor_NCBIv3, whole genome shotgun sequence genome encodes:
- the LOC8067519 gene encoding gamma-glutamyl hydrolase 2, which produces MDSRCPHLLLLLLAALLPPPSSGAAAAAAGVIRLPTGGRAGAVACAPPDPALYDRPVIGIVSHPGDGAGGRISNTTATSYIGASYVKFVEAAGARVIPLVYNEPEERLLEKLSLLNGVLFTGGSEKQGVYFETIKKVFQYVLDKNDAGEPFPLFAQCLGFELISMIVSKDNNILETFDAQNQASTLQFPSYALEGSVFQRFDPALIKKVSTSCLVMQNHRYGISPRRYRENDALSSFFKILTTSPDENGKVYVSTVQAYNYPITSTQWHPEKAIFEWRKPMIPHSEDAVQVTQHFANHFISQARKSPNRPPADKVLDNLIYNYSPTFSGKKSKSFEEVYIFA; this is translated from the exons ATGGACTCGCGCTGCCCCCACCTACTCCTGCTCCTCCTGGCGGCGCTCCTCCCCCCGCCGTCgtcgggggcggcggcggcggcggcgggggtcaTCCGGCTGCCGACGGGAGGGAGAGCGGGGGCCGTGGCCTGCGCGCCGCCGGACCCCGCCCTGTACGACCGTCCCGTCATCGGCATCGTCTCGCACCCGGGGGACGGCGCGGGCGGCAGGATCAGCAACACCACCGCGACCTCCTACATCGGCGCCTCCTACGTCAAGTTCGTCGAGGCCGCCGGCGCGCGCGTCATCCCGCTCGTCTACAACGAGCCCGAGGAGCGCCTCCTCGAG AAACTGAGTTTGTTGAATGGAGTGCTGTTCACTGGTGGATCAGAGAAGCAAGGTGTATATTTTGAGACGATAAAAAAAGTGTTTCAG tATGTTTTGGACAAGAATGACGCAGGTGAACCATTTCCTTTGTTTGCCCAATGTCTTGGCTTTGAGCTAATAAGCATGATTGTCAGCAAG GACAATAATATCTTGGAGACGTTTGACGCCCAGAATCAAGCATCCACTCTTCAGTTTCCCAGCTATGCTTTGGAGGGCTCAGTGTTTCAAAG GTTTGACCCTGCCCTCATAAAAAAAGTCAGCACCAGctgtcttgtcatgcaaaatcaTAGA TATGGTATATCACCAAGGCGATATCGAGAGAATGATGCACTATCAAGTTTCTTCAAAATCTTGACTACATCACCTGATGAAAACGGCAAG GTCTATGTCTCAACTGTACAAGCCTATAATTATCCAATCACTTCCACGCAATGGCATCCTGAG AAAGCCATTTTTGAGTGGAGGAAACCAATGATTCCACACAGCGAAGATGCAGTACAGGTTACTCAACATTTTGCCAATCATTTTATCAG CCAAGCACGCAAGTCTCCAAACAGGCCTCCTGCCGACAAAGTGCTggataacttaatttacaactaCAGCCCGACATTTAGTGGAAAAAAATC
- the LOC8067520 gene encoding uncharacterized protein LOC8067520 — MVPMSGSGSTSGTGGGGAAKTHRMVTSCNGCRALRKGCSDGCTIRPCLQWIKSPEAQGNATHFLAKFYGRAGLLNLIAAAPAGADCQAVFRSLLYEACGRIVNPVYGAVGLLWSGQWPKCEDAVEAAFKGELGVPVHVVHVDAPPPPLGARLGPSSASYDIRHFAKDSDAAVAADLLRFARAAGRTGFKRGKGSPSYGSKAKLLKGNGEATKNVRASPSGSPPLGQQQEVAKELEPMPMVMEMELEHDGRRDEEFVGKGKAKAKATKNVRASPRPSPPLGQGQQQEAEAEAEELEPVPMVMDLLEHDGGRDEELPGSNDHHLKGKGSKENTDVEAAAFHVIQGEAEPPLGNQVLVADQEEEVVVPGLELALGFEPVPVVRQQPSGDQTGSSGLGL; from the coding sequence ATGGTCCCGATGAGTGGAAGTGGATCCACCTCCGGCACCGGAGGCGGAGGGGCGGCGAAGACGCATCGGATGGTGACGAGCTGCAACGGCTGCCGCGCCCTGCGCAAGGGCTGCAGCGACGGCTGCACCATCCGCCCCTGCCTGCAGTGGATCAAGAGCCCCGAGGCGCAGGGCAACGCCACCCACTTCCTCGCCAAGTTCTACGGCAGGGCGGGGCTGCTCAACCTGATCGCCGCCGCGCCAGCCGGCGCCGACTGCCAGGCGGTCTTCCGCTCCCTGCTCTACGAGGCGTGCGGCCGCATCGTCAACCCGGTGTACGGCGCCGTCGGCCTGCTCTGGTCGGGCCAGTGGCCCAAGTGCGAAGACGCCGTCGAGGCCGCGTTCAAGGGGGAACTCGGCGTGCCGGTCCACGTCGTGCACGTCgacgccccgccgccgccgctcggcGCCAGGCTAGGCCCGTCGTCGGCTTCCTACGACATCCGCCACTTCGCCAAGGACTCcgacgccgccgtcgccgccgacctCCTCCGCTTCGCTCGCGCCGCCGGCCGCACGGGGTTCAAGCGCGGTAAGGGTTCGCCTTCCTACGGTTCCAAGGCGAAGCTCCTCAAGGGCAATGGCGAGGCCACCAAGAACGTGCGCGCGTCGCCCAGCGGTAGCCCTCCTTTGGGGCAACAACAAGAGGTGGCCAAGGAACTGGAACCGATGCCGATGGTCATGGAGATGGAGCTTGAGCACGACGGCCGCCGCGATGAGGAGTTCGTgggcaagggcaaggccaaggccAAGGCCACCAAGAACGTGCGCGCGTCGCCCAGGCCCAGCCCTCCTTTGGGGCAAGGGCAACAAcaagaggcggaggcggaggcggaagaACTGGAACCGGTGCCGATGGTCATGGATCTTCTTGAGCACGACGGCGGCCGCGATGAGGAGCTTCCCGGCAGCAACGACCACCACCTGAAGGGAAAGGGATCGAAGGAGAACACCGACGTGGAGGCGGCGGCCTTCCACGTGATCCAAGGCGAGGCCGAGCCGCCACTCGGCAACCAGGTGCTGGTAGCGGATCAGGAAGAAGAGGTGGTCGTGCCGGGGCTGGAGCTCGCGCTCGGTTTCGAGCCGGTGCCGGTCGTCAGGCAGCAGCCGTCCGGCGACCAGACCGGGTCCAGCGGCCTCGGGCTGTAG
- the LOC8067521 gene encoding LOB domain-containing protein 42 → MRMSCNGCRVLRKGCSDACTIRPCLQWIETPDAQANATVFLAKFYGRAGLLNLLAAAPDDAARPAVFRSLLYEACGRIVNPVYGSVGLLWSRQWHKCVDAVDAVLRGHPVVQVDAGSAAAAAPPLLGGGGAGARSAAAPAAAYDIRHVVKDPDAAAAADLLRVARGGRKRFKRAGSSSDASSEGKVKPLKPKAEAGCNERASLSPSPPLKRQEQEAEEMEPVPMVVELEHGEESAGSHDHHHLQLQQGSSEEDTDVEAASHVSQAEAEPPVSSHSQSQVLVAADQEEEEEVGLELTLGFEPVVRQQPRSSCCDRSGLSAASSLIGLRLQLPAA, encoded by the coding sequence ATGCGGATGAGCTGCAACGGCTGCCGCGTGCTGCGCAAGGGCTGCAGCGACGCGTGCACGATCCGCCCGTGCCTGCAGTGGATCGAAACACCCGACGCGCAGGCCAACGCCACCGTCTTCCTCGCCAAGTTCTACGGCCGCGCGGGGCTGCTCAACCTGCTCGCcgccgcgcccgacgacgccgcCCGCCCCGCCGTCTTCCGCTCCCTGCTCTACGAGGCGTGCGGCCGCATCGTCAACCCGGTCTACGGCTCCGTCGGCCTGCTCTGGTCACGCCAGTGGCACAAGTGCGTCGACGCCGTCGACGCCGTGCTCCGGGGACACCCCGTCGTGCAGGTCGACGCCgggtccgccgccgccgccgccccgccgctgctcggcggcggcggcgccggcgccaggTCTGCCGCCGCGCCGGCCGCTGCCTACGACATCCGCCACGTCGTCAAGGATCCcgacgctgccgccgccgctgacCTCCTCCGCgtcgcgcgcggcggccgcaAGAGGTTCAAGCGCGCGGGCTCGTCGTCTGACGCCTCCTCTGAGGGCAAGGTCAAGCCCCTCAAGCCCAAGGCCGAGGCCGGCTGCAACGAGCGCGCGTCGCTGTCGCCCAGCCCTCCTCTGAAGCGGCAAGAACAAGAGGCGGAGGAGATGGAACCGGTGCCCATGGTCGTCGAGCTTGAGCACGGCGAGGAGTCAGCCGGCAGCCATGACCACCACCACCTGCAGCTGCAGCAGGGGTCGTCGGAGGAGGACACCGATGTGGAGGCGGCCTCCCACGTGAGCCAAGCCGAGGCCGAGCCGCCGGTCAGCAGTCACAGCCAGAGCCAGGTGCTGGTAGCGGCGGAtcaggaggaagaagaggaggttGGGCTGGAGCTCACGCTCGGGTTCGAGCCGGTCGTCAGGCAGCAGCCGAGGTCTTCCTGCTGCGACCGCAGCGGCTTGAGCGCGGCATCGAGCCTCATCGGCTTGCGGCTGCAGCTGCCAGCCGCCTGA
- the LOC8067522 gene encoding uncharacterized protein LOC8067522, whose protein sequence is MASSSVFRRVNVKELISNASVYASATESSGGMSLVFRRWATKKTAGSTKNGRDSNPKYLGVKKFGGEKVEPGNFIVRQRGTRFHPGNYVGMGKDHTLFCLKEGHVRFERNKLSGRKWVHVDPVAGHDLHPVYTSGSTTAVDLEVHL, encoded by the exons ATGGCTTCATCGTCAGTGTTCCGGAGAGTGAATGTCAAAGAACTGATCTCAAATGCTTCGGTCTATGCTAGCGCAACAG AATCTTCTGGAGGAATGAGCTTAGTGTTTAGACGCTGGGCTACTAAGAAGACTGCTGGATCAACTAAAAATGGCCGTGACTCCAATCCCAAGTATTTGGGTGTAAAGAAGTttggtggagag AAAGTGGAACCGGGAAACTTCATTGTCCGCCAAAGGGGGACTCGCTTCCACCCTGGGAACTATGTCGGCATGGGCAAGGATCACACTCTCTTCTGCCTTAAGGAAGGCCATGTACGGTTCGAGCGCAACAAGCTGTCTGGCAGGAAATGGGTTCATGTTGACCCTGTGGCTGGTCATGATCTACACCCAGTCTACACCAGTGGTTCCACTACTGCAGTCGACCTGGAGGTGCACTTGTAG
- the LOC110430006 gene encoding non-symbiotic hemoglobin-like isoform X1 codes for MPISSSQLLLVGCFRSVPITGRDAATAHRHLQAQRAIPGARCSDRAGQEQQAASMTAKDANPSGPSSEVTAAGGGGCGFGEEQEALVLNAWNAMKGESASFALKFFLRIFEIAPGAKQMFSFLRDDAGGDAPLENHPKLKAHAVTVFIMACESATQLRSTGDVKVREATLKRLGATHVKAGVADAHFEVVKTALLDTIRDAVPEMWTSEMKAAWEEAYDQLAAAIKEEMKNAAASTTEEAKDAAANTTEEAKDAAVA; via the exons ATGCCAATCTCAAGTTCTCAACTGCTGCTCGTTGGCTGCTTCCGATCCGTACCGATCACAGGACGCGACGCAGCCACAGCCCACAGGCACCTGCAAGCACAGCGTGCTATTCCTGGGGCTCGCTGCTCAGACCGGGCAGGGCAAGAGCAGCAGGCAGCGAGCATGACGGCGAAGGATGCCAACCCAAGCGGGCCATCATCGGAGGtgaccgccgccggcggcggcggctgcggctTTGGCGAGGAGCAAGAGGCGCTCGTGCTGAACGCGTGGAACGCCATGAAGGGCGAGTCGGCATCGTTTGCACTCAAGTTCTTCCTCAG gaTCTTTGAGATCGCGCCGGGCGCCAAGCAGATGTTCTCCTTCCTGCGCGACGACGCCGGCGGCGACGCGCCCCTGGAGAACCACCCCAAGCTCAAGGCCCACGCCGTCACCGTCTTTATCATG GCTTGCGAGTCCGCGACGCAGCTGAGGAGCACCGGCGACGTGAAGGTGAGGGAGGCCACCCTGAAGCGGCTGGGCGCGACGCACGTCAAGGCGGGCGTCGCTGACGCGCACTTCGAG GTCGTCAAGACGGCGCTGCTGGACACCATCAGGGACGCGGTCCCGGAAATGTGGACGTCGGAGATGAAGGCGGCGTGGGAGGAGGCCTACGACCAGCTCGCCGCCGCCATCAAGGAGGAGATGAAGAACGCCGCCGCCAGCACCACGGAGGAGGCGAAGGACGCCGCCGCCAACACCACGGAGGAGGCGAAAGACGCCGCCGTGGCGTGA
- the LOC110430006 gene encoding non-symbiotic hemoglobin 1-like isoform X2 → MGFSEAQEELVLRSWKAMKNDSESIALKFFLRIFEIAPGAKQMFSFLRDDAGGDAPLENHPKLKAHAVTVFIMACESATQLRSTGDVKVREATLKRLGATHVKAGVADAHFEVVKTALLDTIRDAVPEMWTSEMKAAWEEAYDQLAAAIKEEMKNAAASTTEEAKDAAANTTEEAKDAAVA, encoded by the exons ATGGGTTTCAGTGAGGCACAGGAAGAGCTTGTCCTCCGTTCATGGAAAGCCATGAAGAACGACTCCGAGTCAATCGCTCTTAAGTTCTTCCTCAG gaTCTTTGAGATCGCGCCGGGCGCCAAGCAGATGTTCTCCTTCCTGCGCGACGACGCCGGCGGCGACGCGCCCCTGGAGAACCACCCCAAGCTCAAGGCCCACGCCGTCACCGTCTTTATCATG GCTTGCGAGTCCGCGACGCAGCTGAGGAGCACCGGCGACGTGAAGGTGAGGGAGGCCACCCTGAAGCGGCTGGGCGCGACGCACGTCAAGGCGGGCGTCGCTGACGCGCACTTCGAG GTCGTCAAGACGGCGCTGCTGGACACCATCAGGGACGCGGTCCCGGAAATGTGGACGTCGGAGATGAAGGCGGCGTGGGAGGAGGCCTACGACCAGCTCGCCGCCGCCATCAAGGAGGAGATGAAGAACGCCGCCGCCAGCACCACGGAGGAGGCGAAGGACGCCGCCGCCAACACCACGGAGGAGGCGAAAGACGCCGCCGTGGCGTGA
- the LOC8067523 gene encoding uncharacterized protein LOC8067523, producing the protein MALTNFILTVVGVGAAVMLLRKDVKQSATMFRRNVRHIRNWLEEESAAAAKSEQSSVKELESQAAKKDAVPKEDKH; encoded by the exons ATGGCGCTCACGAACTTCATCCTGACGGTGGTGGGGGTGGGCGCGGCGGTGATGCTGCTGCGGAAAGACGTCAAGCAGTCGGCCACCATGTTCCGCCGCAACGTGCGCCACATCCGCAACTGGCTCGAGGAggagtccgccgccgccgccaa ATCTGAACAATCTTCAGTGAAGGAGTTGGAGTCCCAAGCTGCCAAGAAAGATGCTGTGCCCAA